A segment of the Nitrosopumilus sp. genome:
TATTTCAGTTAAGAGACATGTCGTTTGATATTGATTGGCATAATAATTTCTATGGAATCTCATGGGCATATGAAAAAGATAGGCTGGTGGTATCTACTGTATTTGAAGACAAAAGAGAGGCTCTGCTAATTGCTCAGGAGGCAGAGGATTGGAATGACAAATTTACCCGACTGACGATTATTGAAAAGGATAGCGGGGAATATGCCATTTGCTGCTATCAGGATCCGCAAATGTCAAAAACTGGCACTCATGTGGGACTATTCAGGACTGGGATGAGGCAGAGTGGTGGATATGAGCAGGCAAAGCCCATGATTGAGGAGAAATCCCCCCTACTGCAAATCGCATATGCTGCTGATGTCCGTGACATGAACACGTATGAGCAAATTTCTAGACTGGTATCAATAAGAAAATGCAGAATCATCTCTGAGAAAGATTTGAAAAGACAGGAATATTACTATGAAAAAAATGCAAATTCACAAAAATAAAAAATCTGATTCAGACAAGTTTGGAACTACATCGTCACTTCCATGACGTGACAACAGCATGATTTGAAATTCAACTTATAGGATCATCGCCAATTCAAATTGGACAGTGATCAATCGTTCATCTTTGTTATATACGAAGTTACTTGAATTGTATCATGGAAGATAACGATAATCATATGGTGTGGGAGGATGCAATTGGTGCATCTTGGCTAATCTCCGACGAATAAAATATTGAATTTTTATTTCATGCACGTCTAAAGCCTTGACGTAGACTGGGAAATTCATAGGGTGTTTATGAATCGTCTGAGGTTCATGTTTTACTCTTTATTTTTTTATTAATCATACTCATAAGGTAATGTTTTGAGGAATCTGTATGAATTCCCGTCAAAATCCGTCATAATTATTTCAATCGCATCTTTGTTTGGTAGCGTTTTAGGGATTTGAGATTATTCCTGGCATCATTGCAGTAAGGATGACAAAAAAGAAGATCTCCATTAATGCTGAGTATCCCGTGTCTGGTTCAAGATAGAAATAAATCTAATTTTAAATTTATTTGATCATGCATTGTGATGACAAGAGAACGTTGTATGTTTTAAGAGGAGATATTGAAAAAAGTTTGAAACTGCTCCAAGATTCAGAATACTGTGATCAAGACTTGTTGGAGAATTTCAACAATGCTGTTTCAGAGTATTTGGAATGCAAATCATCATCAGAATAGTGGACCCTGATTCAATTTTTCATGGTATAATCTTAAGTATTATTTTGACATAGGCAAGGAAATGGATTTTACAAATCTATTAAAAAGAATAATGGATTCTGATGTAAACATCAGACATAGCTTGGTCACCGATGATGATGGGAACATCCTTGCTACAAACCACCGGGAAGGAATTACAAACTATCTGTCTGCAGACGAGACTGCGGCATCCCTGAAAAGGGCTTCAGTTGCATGGAAAGGCAGGAATGAACTGTCTCCAAAAATCGGGCATGGACTGTACGCTGTTGCGACCTTTGAAAAAATCACTAGGATGACATTTCCGCTGGGATCTGACAACCTGATTTTTGTCAGCATGGGTTCTGATGCAGTTAGAACAGACATGCATGAAGGCGGTCAAAAGCAGATCATAGAACACGTGCTAAACATACTGAGTAAAGATCCTACAAAACAGTAAGTGAAAATCAAATCCCCTCTTACTGAGACAACTTTTTTGTAGTGTATCTGAAACATCACATCATGTCGAGAAGTGATATTGTAAATTGATGGTTGAGCATACGAAGGAATGCAAGTATAGGATGGATAACGATTTGCCACATGCCAACTGCTATTGCCAATGTCATAAAATAATCGTGGCAGAGTCTGCAAAGATGGATTCAAGAACTTTTTAATTCTTTTTCAGGCTCAAAACTGTCGATGATTTCGGTTATCTTTGCAATCAACGTCTCTTTGATTTGCGTTTGACTCATTCCTGATTTGCTCATGAGCTTCATTTGATCAAGCAATGCAAAATGCACTCTTCCCTGTAGATAGTCCACTATTTTAAATCCCTGCTTTGGAAATTCTGTCACAAACATGTCGTGTGTGGATGAATCATCAGGCACTTTACTCATGAATTCAGTTCAGAAAAACTAGTTATAAAATTTCCAAATATTCATTAGTCCAGACAAAGATGTTTGCTATATGACTGAATTTGTTCACAAACCATATGACAAGATCTATGTCCGAGACATGATCAAGCTAAGCCTGGATGATCTAATTGGCATGATGTCCTCACTTGAAGCTGCCAATGCATACTGGGTTGATGGAGTATTGTTTGCCAGTTTTGCAATGACTGAGTCCGAAGAACTGGCAAAAAAGGAAATGCAAAATGAAATGTTTCTGGACAAAATAATTTTTGCAGTCTATGACAAGTATACGAAGACTGTCAAGTCATCTACTAATCTTGAGATAGGCGTTCTAAACATGCACAAAAGTAGTCTTTATCAAGATCTTATTCAGTGGCTCAAGTCTCAACCGATTTGGAACGAGTAAAAATTTAAAATCTGTTTAGGATGCGGTTGTCGATACCATCAAATAATATTGTGTTAAATCTGTTTTTGACTGGTTTGTAGCCTGAGATGATTTCCTTGTACTCGGTAATTGTCATGGACATGCATTTTTTTGTTTTTGATGTTTCTGATTGTTTTTTTCTTACATTTTTACTGGATGGTTGTATGGCAATGTGAATCCAACCTTTTATTTTTTCATCTTTGATTTTCAAAAATTGATGATTTAAAATCCTATCTTGCACTTAGATCTTTTGGAGTAATCCTATTTGTTACGTAAAATAACGTTGTACTGTATAATTGCCTGTCCTATCTAAGTACTGAAAATCAATTTGCAAGTGACGTGTGATTTTTACTGATCATGTAACATTGAAAATGGATTTGTTCATCTGACACATATCCACACTCATGACATTGAAGCTGGTTTGGTACGTAGCAGACATTGCATTTTTTGTTTACTTCTAGTCTGTGACCGCATCGCCTGCATGATTCATCTTTCATATTCCTGTATACGTAAGATTTGATTTAAAGTATGTGAAAATTAGATCCTCCTAATTAGCTTGTTCTAAGTAGCCCAAGCTAACGTCTTTTTGATTAAATAGCCTTAACTGATCCTGTTGAAGTTCAAGGAAACCACACCGACACAAAAATACATTGAGACAAAAGAAATTATTTTAAAACTCAAATCAATGTATCAAAAATAATTATTACAATGATTTGGAATCATTAGCAAATCAATGAAGTAATATGAAAAAATAAGAGTTGAGGGTTTACAAGGAATTAAAAAATGGGGCTACGATTTTGTGAATTAATTAAAACACGAGGCTGTCAACCAATGCAATTAAAAATTTATGATGACGAAGCCAAAAATATCAAAAATGATCAAACATTCACAGCAAAGATTGCAGATGTTGGAGACTGAACGGTAGTACTGTTGGAGACTGAACGGTAGTACTGTTGGAGACTGAACGGTAGTACTGTTGGAGACTAACCCTCAGGTCATTTCTTATTTTATATTTCCACCAATTGCTCGGTGATATTTATCACGAATGTGATCTCCTTGTTTTATTGAATCTGTTTTGATTTGGTCTGGCCCATATTAGAAATTTTATATGTTGTATCTGTGCACAATGTGCTCGCACACCCTATATTCTGCAATATGATAGTTTAATCATGACTAATAGAAGAACAAAACAGACAAGTGAGGACTGCAATTGATGTCTCAGCAACTCATGGTGATGGAAAAGAAATCACGCGTGTACGTTTCATCTAAAAAATTGTATGCTGATCTGATCAGTCCTAAAAAATATTCTAAATTCTTTGCCAATACGTTTCTATCCACTAGAAAAGCACAAAAAATTCCTCCACGTTTTGAGTTTGTTGCAAGGATTACCAAACATATTACCAACTCACACATTCACGGTATCATTGAATCTATAAAGAACGATGATGACTTTAAGCCTCTCTTGTTTGATTTTGACATGCAAGAAATCACAGATGATTTCAATATGACTGAATTAACCTATAGAATATACACTAATTTTTGACGGGTTTGAAGGACGATGTTATCTATCCATGTTACAAAAGGAGAATCAATGATGAAGTTAAGATGTCTAGAGTGCAATATTCGTTTTAGAGCATTAATTGTGGAAAAAAGCATATTGGTATAATTGTAGAATGTAAGATTGGATACTTGTAGAGATTTCCAGAGAATATCATTAAATGCTATTGCAAAAAATAAACTATGATGTAATGTGCTAGCATGTTTATGTTGATTATTTTTTAAGGGGTTTGTTAATTCCATATTTATAAAATCATGAATAAATATCGATATCATCTAAAATACATGTGATTTACCATGTACAACTGAATAATTTCTTCTAGAATCGGAAAAACCTGATCCGTTATTTTTTCATCTTGGATGCTCAATCGCATTATGATCCTGAAACTAGAGATAAGACCTCACGACACTCATCTCATAGTCTATCTCCGTTGTGTCTGCTGCAAGTTCCCTTGCCTGCTCGTATTTCTCCATCGCATCCTCAAAGTTGCCCTTGTACCTGTCAAGATTTCCAAGTCCAAACCATGTGTCATATGACTTTTCGATGTCGTGGGCCATCGTGTAGTATTTTTTCACATCCTCCACATTGTCAGCTTGCTGGGCCATTGCCATCCTGAATAGTGCGTTTGCCTTTATGATCATGGCGTTCTTGTATGTTGCTTCCTCGATTGGGTTGATCTCTGATTCGTCATATGACTCATAGAGATCGATTATCGGCGATGTCAGTTGGGATGTCATCTCAAAGTTACCCAACACATGATTGTCCTCTGCAAGTGACAAAGTACCCCATGATGTGTTGCCGATGAATGGCGTGCTGTGAATTGACACAGCGCATTGGATGTTGTCCAGGTTCTGCCTGTCCTCATCTCTCATTGTATTTCCCAGTGTGGACAGCGTCTGAATGTCGTTGCCGTTGAAGTACTTTAATATAATCATGGCATGCTTCTTGGCAGATTCGTAGTTACGATTCTCAAAGTGTTCATCCATCAGCTTGATGTGGTTCTTTTTCAGGTTGTCCAGTTTACTTGGACTGTAGCTTGGAAGGTTCAACAGGTATGGATACTCTCATCAGTTACGTCATTTGATAATACATCGTGACGTGAAATGCAATCCATGGCTTCTGCACCAAGGAAGTTGCGTGATGGCATTATTTCCACCGTAGTACTTACTACCTGCGGATTTCCAAAAAACGTGGTCGTTGTGCAGTCAAATGAGTATTCTAGGCTGTATATTATCTGATCATGTTTACATTTGTAGCTTGATGCCGTACTTCCATCACTGAGAATGAATTTGATTATCGTCAGTTCTGTTCCATGTAATTCAGCCGGAAGCTGTTTCGGATATATGTTGTAAGACATGTAAGGTTCATCAAAATATGTATCATTCATAATGATTCCCGCCCCACTTGTAACGGCTGCAACTGATATAATTATTGCCACAAGAATTGATTTGGATATTAGAACTCCGCTCATACCTGTGGCTGAAGATGCAATCATGGTGGTAGGGATTACTGCCATTGTTGCAATACCTACTGTCGTTGATCCAATTAGCGTCATCGTCTTGACATCATATAGGGGATTGATGACCGGTGCTGATTGAATTACCTGGGCGTTTTTGTTGTATATCTTGTAATTGATTTCAGTTTTATTTTCATCCATTGGATTTAGGGTCCACTTAAAATTTAATTCCTGAAAATTATCATCTGCTATGGCCGAATTTATCGTGCCATGAATGAATGACGACTCTTTGGCATTTGACAGTTTTTTAGCATTTGATATGTTTGCTACAAATTGGAAATGATTCGGGATCTGCTCTTTCCCGGTAATGCTTAGGAAAGTATTTTTAAAGTATGACGAATATTTTTCAGAGTTCTGTAGATCGTTAAAAAGTACAGCGTGTGCAGTGTGAACTATTTCATTTCTTTCTAAAACGATGATCATTTACTTTTCCTTTTTTCAAATTTGTAAGCCTCTACTAACGATTGGAATTGTTTGTCATGGACAGATAGAAAGTCATACATCTGATTGCCTGATTTGGTTAGCTTGTACTTTTTCCTAATGCCTTCTCTTTCGTGTACAACGATATCATTTTCTTTCATTTTCTTAAGGTTTGTAGATATGTTGGGAAACGCGATGTCTAAGTCAAGGGCTATGTCGCTCGCACATTTTGGCTTGTCATACAATGATATGATGATTTTGTTTTGAGTTGGTGATGATAACGTAATATTTTGATATGTTGACATGGTTATAATTATTATGTTCATATAATTATATGTTTTTCATAATTATATTTAACAAATAATTATATGTTTTTGATAATTATAATCTGTTTTTTAATATAATTTCTCCATACTAATGATTATGTTTGGTCCTCGTGGAAGATAATTATTTGATTGTTTTCTAAAATATTCCATTTCTAGTATGTTTATCATCTCTGAATTGTGTGGATAGTTCATCTGATTGTGTGGTGCCTGGATTTATCGTCCTCTCATCTCCTTCTGTTACATACTTATCATTAACAACCTTAATGGTGTCATACCAATCCTTTTTTCTATCTTTATATTTGATGGATCTTACACTAATGAAATCACATAAGATCTGTGCTTGTTTTTTATCTTCTGAATTCCAAGAATCATATTCTGTCAAAAAGTAGGCATAGTTGTTTTTTAACATACATAGTGATTTTTCATTTTCATCCACATCTAATCCGTCCAATTCATTTAACCCGTCACTTGTAACATCTAATGCATAATCCAACATACTTTTCATGGCCAATGCCTCTTCTTTTGTTCTCTTCGTTTTCTCAATTCTTTCATTTAACATGTTAAATTGCTGCCATGAGTTGTACCCTATTGCCAGATACAATTTGGCAGTCTTCTGTCTGATCACCGTACTTGTGGTTTCTTTTGTCTTTTTTTCAAACTTTGAAGATAAAAATATGTAAAGTCCATAGGTGGCACCTCCAAATAAAACCGCAAAAATTATTCCAAATACTCCGAGAAGTGTTTGAATTGTATCGACAAATATTTCGTACTCTATTGGCATATTTTGTGAATATTGGATGATCTATATGAGAGTTAGATTCAAAAATGTTTTAAATTTTAACTTTTCTTCCTAACCTTGTGATATCTCATGTCCTACGGATGTACACATGAAGAATTTCCACAAACTAAAGTGAACTGGTAACGTGTTCCTTTTTCCATTTGATTTTGAACGTCTTACATCTGGCGGGTCTGGTGGATGAACATACTGCCTAAAACTATGTCTGGATGTTGGGATTGTTTAGTTTTTCATCTATGGGGCTCTTTCCCATCATATGTAAACAATACATACGGTGTACCCGTTATGGATGCTTGTTTGAGAATACTTGGTAAAATGTACATGGATGTCGTAGAAATACAAGACAAAGTTAATCAGATGGTGATCAACGGCATAGCATATCCATAATTGACGGCAAGATCTGCATGCCTGTCGTGATTTATGATTCCACGAACCATATCTTGATCAAGCAAATCAGAAAATGATCCCTTGCATGATTTAATTTTTCTATATGTATTTTTTAGTGAGAATGTCGCCCAAACTATGTGATTTGCTTATTCTAATTAGTTGCAACTAATACCGTTTATTGCTATTGTTTTAGACGTTGTAATTTGTCTTATTGAAATTATTTAAAAATAATCCGTGAATAAGAAAACAAATGAATGATGTTGAGCTTGATTGGAAACAAAATATTGGATGGCATTTTCAGTTCATAACAACACGCTTAAGTTTGCAATTTTTATAATATCATCGTGAATGAGAAAAAATTTTACATTTGTAAAAACTGCGGTACTGAATTTCCGTCAACCGAGGTTAGGTTGTATTGTAAAGTTTGCAAATCCAATTTAGATAGTTCGGGAAATTTACCTAGACTCTAGCGTGTATAACTAATATAATCTTAAAGTATTTATGATAAGCAATGTCCGGATTCATGAAAGTGTCTATTGGTATTGTTGTTGCAGCGTTTATTATTGTATTTGTGACCGTCTGATGACTCCATTTTAAATTCTATCTTGTTTTGGTGAGTCAATTACTGGCAATCAAGTTTTCAAGAGACAGTCCGTAATACGTGCTATCTGCAGGTTTTAGCCTTTCCACAAGCTTCATCTTTAAAGATCGGATCTGTTTTTCTGTTTTCATGATGTCTAATGGCTCTGCCTTTTCATATGTCTCACTTTTCAATTAACCTAAAGCACAAGCTCGTAACTGTTCTGTTTTTACTTTAAACTGCAACTAGTTTGAAATTTGATATATTTGCATTTTACTGTAACATGCGTTGATTTTGAACGATAAATCACAGCAAGTTGTTCAAATAATACTTTTCAATTCTCTCACTTATTGGCAGAATATAGTCATCACAGGGTTTGATAAATTCTTGCCTGGTGTTTTTTTCACTGCTGACCAGTATGACCACCTGATTGATTTTTTTGCCTGTCGCCTCCTCAAACATCTGGGCATAACATGTGGTTTGAAGATAATACTCATACATGTAATCATCTATTTGGGGTTTTCGTTTTGTCTTGTAATCGATAATGGAAAGTTCTCCGTTGTATTCCGCAATCAGGTCGCTGGTTCCTGCAACCTTTAGCTTGTCTGAATACATTCTCTGTTCAATTGATGTCACGTTTGAAATGTTTTCAAGAAATGGTTTTAGATTGTGAAAATGCGCGATTGGAAGCAGATCAAACTCTTCCAAAGCCAGGTTGCTGCTCAGGTAGTCCTCGATGATTTTGTGCGACTGGGTTCCGATGTTCTGAGCTTGCTTTGTAATGTATTCGTGGGCTGGCTCGTTCGCTTTCCAATTTTTCAACCCATTTTTTTTATGTTCTGGCGCAGTATCTGAAAGAATCGTGCTGATGGACGAGTAAACCTTGTCAAATTTTGTCTCATACCAATGACCGTCTTCTCGATCCAAAAGTACGGGTTCCCTTGCCTTTAGCATTGAGGTGAAATTTGCCACTGAAAACTTTTGACGGTTGCAGTTATTGAATCATTGGCATGTGTGTTATGTCATCATTTTTTCAAATTTTTCAAATTCTGATCTGGTCTTTACAAACTGATCCGTAACGATTTTTCTTAGTGAAAAGAGATTCTCTAACTTTTTATTAATTATGAAAATGGATTCGTCAAAAATTACGGTGTCGATAAATTCATCATTTGGATATGCTGTATATTCCAAAAATTCAGTGTCTGTTTGGATTTTTAGTTTGAACCCCATCATCAATCCCAAGTCATCATGTTTGTTCAAAAATCCTGTCAAACTGGCCTTGAGTGTGGGATCATTTGGCAATGAGGCATATTTTGACTCTTTTTCGTCGTTTTTTGCCACTATGCATGCGACAGGCCTGCCTTTGACATGAAGTACTGTAGAATTATGAGTCAATTCAAAATTCTCCGGATCAGGCATCTTGTCTAATGGCATGCTTGAAGGACAAATAGTTTGATTAATAGTTTTTTGATTGAATCTGGAATTATTTTTCTTTTGGCTCTTTTGTCTTGTCTCTGACTTTTTTCATGATGCAGAATTTGGATAATGTCTCTAATAATCCCATGACAGTATTGTCACATTACAAGTATTAAGTGTGTTTGAAGTTGTCAAAGAACTCCT
Coding sequences within it:
- a CDS encoding exonuclease, which gives rise to MLKAREPVLLDREDGHWYETKFDKVYSSISTILSDTAPEHKKNGLKNWKANEPAHEYITKQAQNIGTQSHKIIEDYLSSNLALEEFDLLPIAHFHNLKPFLENISNVTSIEQRMYSDKLKVAGTSDLIAEYNGELSIIDYKTKRKPQIDDYMYEYYLQTTCYAQMFEEATGKKINQVVILVSSEKNTRQEFIKPCDDYILPISERIEKYYLNNLL
- a CDS encoding ArsR family transcriptional regulator translates to MNIIIITMSTYQNITLSSPTQNKIIISLYDKPKCASDIALDLDIAFPNISTNLKKMKENDIVVHEREGIRKKYKLTKSGNQMYDFLSVHDKQFQSLVEAYKFEKRKSK
- a CDS encoding tetratricopeptide repeat protein, which codes for MNLPSYSPSKLDNLKKNHIKLMDEHFENRNYESAKKHAMIILKYFNGNDIQTLSTLGNTMRDEDRQNLDNIQCAVSIHSTPFIGNTSWGTLSLAEDNHVLGNFEMTSQLTSPIIDLYESYDESEINPIEEATYKNAMIIKANALFRMAMAQQADNVEDVKKYYTMAHDIEKSYDTWFGLGNLDRYKGNFEDAMEKYEQARELAADTTEIDYEMSVVRSYL